One genomic region from Leptolyngbyaceae cyanobacterium JSC-12 encodes:
- a CDS encoding Lhr-like helicase (IMG reference gene:2510094661~PFAM: Helicase conserved C-terminal domain; DEAD/H associated; DEAD/DEAH box helicase~TIGRFAM: DEXH box helicase, DNA ligase-associated) — MNPSESVEKLRAYVARDRLQPIQAWFERQGWQPLPFQQEAWEAFWAGNSGMIQVPTGSGKTYAAVMGAIAEMLETPTTGLQLLYLTPLRALSRDIEQSIRRPILEMSWNLRVESRTGDTSSFRKTRQLKNMPEILVTTPESLALMLSYKEADQLFKSLRLVVLDEWHELMSSKRGTQTELCLTFLRSVCPAVRTWAISATLGNVEEAAQTAVGLNAKPVIVQTHLKRDTVIKSILPESVDTFPWAGHLGLHLFEELVSALDIRKSTLIFTNTRFQSERWYQAISFAMPDHADKIALHHSSIDFSERAAIEAGLKEGRIKWVVCTSSLDLGVDFQPVEQVVQIGSAKNIARLLQRAGRSQHVPQGTSEIFFLPTNALELLEISAFRHGLEQGAIESRRPLNKPYDVLIQHLVTLACGDGFQPESTLNAIRQTVSYANLTDSEFHWILEFIEHGGKCLGAYPRYKKVVQENGVYRVADAQIARMHRMGIGTITSNQLVQIRYMTQGTIGTVEEGFVSKLQPGDVFFFAGKQLEFFMMKDMVVYVKAAKKKTTITPTWAGGNLAISDTLSTHLRQEIERVKEYPRQNEECDRLLPILQAQSRISHLPACNEFLIECCKTREGQHLYVFPFEGRFVHEGLGFLWGYRFAKQKQTTFTISVNDYGFEILAPKDYPFRELFSEDFFSLDSLNDDIKSGLNISELTSRKFRGIAQIAGLVFKGYPSAKKTSSQLQISSSLIYEVFTKYEPDNLLLKQAEMEVLNEQLEVHRLEKTLDRLRQLTLVWKETKRPSPFAFPLLVERLNSRMSNESLLERIERMKQQWANK; from the coding sequence ATGAATCCATCTGAATCTGTTGAAAAGTTACGGGCATATGTTGCTCGCGATCGCCTGCAACCAATTCAAGCTTGGTTTGAGCGGCAAGGATGGCAACCATTACCATTTCAGCAGGAAGCCTGGGAAGCTTTTTGGGCAGGCAACAGCGGGATGATTCAGGTGCCTACTGGTTCCGGCAAAACCTACGCGGCGGTAATGGGGGCGATCGCGGAAATGTTGGAAACTCCCACAACCGGATTGCAACTGCTCTACCTCACGCCACTGCGGGCACTTTCTCGCGATATTGAACAATCGATTCGCCGCCCGATTCTGGAAATGAGTTGGAATTTGCGAGTGGAATCGCGCACTGGTGACACCAGCAGTTTCAGGAAAACGCGGCAATTAAAAAATATGCCGGAAATTCTAGTCACCACTCCAGAATCGCTGGCGCTAATGCTGTCTTACAAAGAAGCAGATCAGTTGTTCAAGTCATTGCGGCTGGTAGTTTTGGATGAATGGCACGAACTCATGAGTTCCAAGCGCGGTACACAAACAGAATTGTGTTTGACCTTTTTGCGGAGTGTGTGTCCAGCAGTGCGAACCTGGGCTATATCGGCAACGCTGGGCAATGTGGAAGAAGCGGCACAAACAGCGGTGGGATTGAATGCAAAGCCTGTGATTGTGCAGACTCATCTGAAGCGAGACACGGTAATTAAGAGCATTTTGCCAGAGTCAGTAGATACTTTTCCCTGGGCGGGTCATTTAGGTCTACATTTATTTGAAGAACTAGTCAGCGCCTTAGATATTCGCAAGTCTACGTTGATTTTTACCAATACTCGATTTCAGTCTGAGCGCTGGTATCAGGCAATTTCATTTGCGATGCCAGATCATGCTGATAAGATTGCATTGCATCACAGTTCGATTGATTTTAGTGAACGAGCGGCGATCGAAGCGGGGTTAAAAGAGGGGCGGATTAAATGGGTAGTTTGTACTTCATCATTGGATTTGGGAGTAGACTTTCAGCCTGTAGAGCAGGTGGTGCAAATTGGTAGTGCCAAAAATATTGCAAGATTGCTGCAACGAGCGGGGCGATCGCAACACGTTCCACAAGGCACCTCTGAAATCTTCTTTCTGCCCACCAATGCCCTGGAACTTCTGGAAATTTCAGCCTTTCGACATGGGCTGGAACAGGGCGCGATCGAGTCTCGCCGACCATTGAATAAACCTTATGATGTTTTGATTCAGCATTTAGTCACACTCGCTTGTGGTGATGGATTTCAACCAGAATCGACTCTTAACGCCATTCGGCAAACCGTATCTTACGCCAATCTCACAGACTCAGAATTTCACTGGATTTTGGAGTTTATTGAACATGGGGGCAAATGTTTAGGTGCCTATCCTCGCTATAAAAAAGTGGTGCAAGAAAATGGCGTTTATCGTGTTGCGGATGCCCAAATTGCCCGAATGCACCGGATGGGCATTGGTACTATTACCTCAAATCAGCTCGTGCAAATTCGCTACATGACTCAAGGCACGATTGGCACGGTGGAAGAAGGCTTTGTCTCTAAACTGCAACCGGGCGATGTGTTCTTCTTCGCCGGGAAGCAATTAGAGTTTTTTATGATGAAGGATATGGTAGTGTATGTCAAAGCTGCGAAGAAAAAAACTACAATTACGCCTACCTGGGCAGGTGGGAATTTGGCAATATCGGATACATTAAGTACTCATTTAAGACAAGAGATTGAACGAGTTAAGGAGTATCCCAGACAAAATGAAGAGTGCGATCGCTTATTACCCATCCTGCAAGCTCAGAGCCGAATTTCTCACCTTCCAGCTTGTAATGAGTTCTTAATTGAGTGTTGCAAAACTCGTGAAGGGCAACATCTGTATGTCTTTCCATTTGAAGGGCGATTTGTGCATGAAGGCTTGGGCTTCCTCTGGGGGTATCGCTTTGCCAAACAGAAGCAGACAACCTTTACAATTTCGGTGAATGATTATGGTTTTGAAATCTTAGCACCAAAAGATTATCCATTTAGAGAACTTTTCTCAGAAGATTTTTTTAGTCTAGACTCGCTGAATGATGATATTAAGTCAGGATTGAATATTTCTGAACTCACAAGTCGAAAATTTCGTGGCATTGCTCAAATAGCAGGACTAGTGTTCAAAGGCTATCCTTCTGCTAAAAAAACATCGAGTCAATTGCAAATCAGTTCATCTCTCATCTATGAGGTGTTTACCAAATACGAACCGGATAATTTATTGCTGAAACAGGCAGAAATGGAAGTGCTGAATGAGCAACTAGAAGTACATCGGCTGGAAAAAACACTTGATCGCTTGCGTCAGCTCACCTTGGTGTGGAAAGAAACCAAACGTCCATCGCCCTTTGCCTTTCCGCTGCTGGTTGAACGGCTCAACTCGCGCATGTCTAACGAGAGTTTGTTGGAACGCATCGAGCGGATGAAACAACAGTGGGCAAATAAATGA
- a CDS encoding putative permease, DMT superfamily (IMG reference gene:2510094663~PFAM: EamA-like transporter family), which yields MSERPTPWHLNLTLTLGVLAVSTAAPLVRLAMHAAAEQSVGFSLVLAALRLSIAAMILLPAWGSVTQPKPTSVGISYAIAAGVALAVHFATWITSLAFTSIAASTALVTTNPVWVALLSWVWLGEIPTHKMLAGIGIALLGGVLIGLGGIQPTATGSNPLLGDGLALAGAWAASLYFLLGREAQRNGLSIGSYVVVAYSMAAIALLPLPLVLGTSYTSYSPTVYGYITLMAFIPQLLGHTSFNWAVRWISPTIVSLVILFEPVLSSGLGFLLFKEIPPAPVLLGALVLLIGVAIAIKG from the coding sequence GTGAGCGAGCGCCCTACCCCGTGGCACCTGAACTTGACACTAACACTCGGCGTTTTGGCAGTCTCGACGGCGGCTCCTTTAGTTCGGTTGGCAATGCATGCGGCTGCCGAGCAGAGTGTTGGGTTTAGCCTGGTTTTGGCTGCTCTACGATTGAGCATTGCCGCAATGATCCTGCTTCCAGCCTGGGGTTCAGTCACTCAACCCAAACCGACTTCAGTAGGGATAAGCTATGCGATCGCGGCTGGCGTTGCTTTGGCTGTCCATTTCGCCACCTGGATTACTTCCCTTGCATTCACCTCGATCGCCGCTTCCACAGCCCTCGTGACCACCAATCCAGTTTGGGTAGCGCTACTGTCCTGGGTCTGGTTGGGAGAAATCCCGACTCACAAAATGCTCGCAGGCATCGGAATTGCGCTGCTGGGCGGAGTTTTGATTGGGCTAGGCGGCATTCAGCCCACTGCAACGGGGAGTAATCCTCTACTAGGGGATGGCTTGGCACTGGCCGGAGCCTGGGCAGCAAGTTTGTACTTTTTATTGGGGCGAGAAGCCCAGCGTAATGGTTTGAGCATTGGCAGTTATGTCGTGGTTGCCTATAGCATGGCAGCAATCGCTCTGTTGCCACTACCACTGGTGCTTGGAACCAGCTACACCAGCTACTCACCAACGGTTTATGGTTACATTACGCTGATGGCATTTATCCCCCAACTGCTTGGGCATACTAGTTTTAATTGGGCAGTGCGGTGGATTTCGCCGACCATCGTAAGTTTGGTGATTTTGTTTGAACCTGTATTATCTAGTGGGCTGGGTTTTCTCTTGTTTAAGGAAATTCCCCCTGCACCTGTGTTATTAGGAGCACTCGTACTGTTGATAGGGGTTGCGATCGCCATCAAAGGCTAG
- a CDS encoding protein of unknown function DUF928 (IMG reference gene:2510094664~PFAM: Domain of Unknown Function (DUF928)): MKFIFQSVVFGSVGMAIALGSLSLFQPITSAQLRPVHIAQRTPGVVYVRREVSGPAPSGRYRGGGSRTVGGQAVCPATALPLTAIVPFEEIYEPGRENRPPLVNVWGYTTFERPTFWVYVPYSNPAIPAKLSIDDEDAGRTIYEESVTLPNQPGIISLTLPRTAPALQPGKRYRWYFALECKSATAASTDNINITAIVIRDRLPAAAQLTAKPSIENARLYAQNGFWYDALTTLAKLRLQRPQDPELTRSWQELLAGITNSDKSKQNFNLEQIASQPLVK; encoded by the coding sequence ATGAAATTCATCTTTCAATCAGTTGTTTTTGGCAGTGTGGGTATGGCGATCGCGCTTGGCAGTTTGTCATTGTTCCAACCTATTACCTCCGCTCAATTACGCCCTGTTCACATAGCACAACGCACACCAGGAGTGGTGTATGTGCGGCGGGAGGTGTCAGGACCAGCTCCCAGTGGACGTTATCGCGGCGGTGGGAGTCGCACAGTAGGAGGTCAGGCAGTGTGTCCGGCAACAGCCTTACCGCTCACGGCGATCGTACCCTTTGAAGAGATTTACGAACCAGGGCGAGAAAACCGTCCACCTCTGGTCAATGTCTGGGGATACACTACGTTCGAACGTCCCACGTTCTGGGTGTACGTTCCGTATAGCAATCCGGCAATCCCAGCGAAGCTCTCGATTGATGACGAAGATGCAGGCAGGACTATTTATGAAGAGTCGGTAACGCTCCCCAACCAACCGGGAATCATTAGCCTGACACTACCCAGGACTGCTCCAGCCCTGCAACCTGGAAAACGCTATCGCTGGTACTTTGCGCTGGAATGTAAATCAGCGACGGCTGCCAGCACGGACAATATTAACATTACTGCGATTGTGATTCGCGATCGCCTGCCTGCCGCCGCACAACTCACAGCCAAGCCATCTATTGAAAACGCCAGACTTTATGCCCAAAATGGCTTTTGGTACGATGCACTGACAACCTTAGCTAAGTTGCGGTTGCAACGTCCACAAGATCCTGAACTGACCCGGTCCTGGCAAGAGTTATTGGCTGGCATCACCAATAGTGATAAATCCAAGCAAAACTTTAATCTGGAGCAAATTGCATCTCAACCGCTAGTGAAGTGA